A window from Microscilla marina ATCC 23134 encodes these proteins:
- a CDS encoding GAF domain-containing SpoIIE family protein phosphatase, which produces MSNNNIVSVQPDVSAYNGKDYVPNAFQMDVSNLEESENSFDDWLRLHTSRDVVSFTNEVLEYLAETTQAFRAVFFVQTRDNQKKFEATACYGVSDSVLYLKTVTLNEGIIGEVAATKKAKIFNNLPKNALTIDFVSVRVSTACVLVLPVLFNNTVYGVVELYYFRVMTAQEQKRIKRLINVLGATLQGILDYRKNKILLEQSDEHREQILAQKDEMEQTIEKLFDTQVELEKQKKRTEIAFNNFKSANKRLMESIKYAKSVQKALLPDPGRLNTLFSESFVVYQPKDVVSGDFYWFSKADFTQAPPEPFILAVIDCTGHGVPGGFMSMVGNALLHEIVNIKQVIEPALILTMLHRGIRDVLRQESSTNHDGMEATICQFLPKNEQEYDVIFAGAKHQLYYFKDDKMLKVSGDRKFLGGGNLQLPHLTFENHTFSLKKGEVLYLSTDGLVDTCNPQRRKYGTKRWESIVKGCYQKPLSTQKHIIIKDVLNFKQDGEQRDDITCISVRV; this is translated from the coding sequence ATGAGTAATAATAATATAGTCAGTGTCCAGCCTGATGTATCTGCCTATAATGGCAAAGATTATGTACCCAATGCTTTTCAAATGGATGTTTCCAATTTAGAAGAAAGTGAAAATTCTTTTGACGATTGGTTACGTCTGCATACTTCGCGTGATGTAGTATCTTTTACTAATGAAGTATTAGAGTATTTGGCAGAAACTACCCAAGCTTTTCGAGCGGTGTTTTTTGTACAGACGCGTGACAATCAAAAAAAGTTTGAGGCAACCGCTTGTTACGGAGTGTCAGACAGTGTTTTGTACTTAAAAACTGTGACCTTAAATGAAGGTATTATAGGAGAAGTAGCTGCTACAAAAAAAGCGAAAATCTTTAACAATCTGCCTAAAAATGCCCTTACTATCGACTTTGTTTCAGTGAGAGTGAGCACTGCTTGTGTATTGGTGCTACCTGTCTTGTTTAACAATACTGTTTATGGAGTCGTAGAGCTGTATTACTTTCGGGTAATGACCGCCCAAGAGCAAAAACGTATTAAGCGTTTGATCAATGTATTGGGGGCAACTTTGCAGGGGATTTTAGATTACAGAAAAAATAAAATACTGCTTGAACAGTCAGACGAACACCGAGAGCAAATATTGGCACAAAAAGACGAAATGGAGCAAACCATTGAGAAGTTGTTTGACACGCAGGTAGAGCTCGAAAAACAAAAGAAGAGAACCGAAATAGCTTTTAATAACTTTAAAAGTGCCAATAAACGCCTGATGGAAAGCATCAAATATGCTAAAAGTGTACAAAAAGCACTATTGCCTGACCCGGGACGCCTGAATACATTGTTTTCGGAGTCGTTTGTGGTGTATCAGCCTAAAGATGTAGTATCAGGTGATTTTTACTGGTTTTCAAAGGCAGACTTTACCCAGGCTCCTCCCGAACCGTTTATTTTGGCAGTTATTGACTGTACTGGGCACGGGGTGCCTGGTGGGTTTATGTCTATGGTAGGTAATGCGTTGTTGCACGAGATTGTAAACATTAAACAAGTCATTGAGCCTGCGTTGATCTTAACGATGCTACATCGTGGTATTCGTGATGTGCTCAGGCAGGAGTCATCTACCAACCATGATGGAATGGAAGCAACTATTTGTCAGTTTTTGCCAAAAAATGAACAAGAGTATGATGTAATATTTGCAGGAGCCAAACATCAGTTATACTATTTTAAAGACGACAAAATGTTAAAGGTTTCAGGCGACCGTAAGTTTTTAGGAGGGGGTAATCTGCAACTACCTCATCTTACTTTTGAGAACCATACATTTAGTTTGAAAAAAGGCGAAGTACTGTATTTGTCTACAGATGGGCTTGTAGATACTTGTAACCCTCAAAGGCGTAAGTATGGTACCAAGCGTTGGGAGTCAATTGTAAAAGGATGTTACCAAAAACCTTTATCTACCCAAAAACACATCATTATCAAAGATGTGTTGAATTTTAAACAAGACGGAGAACAAAGAGATGATATTACCTGTATTAGCGTAAGAGTATAA
- a CDS encoding GAF domain-containing protein, whose product MKQDNLNISYEEFVQLKQKFEEKEKKIEAQLWVDSTLNKFDELLRVNYAKSLEEFSQIVIQHIAELTNAFSGIMYTLDKENKVFKASAGYAIEIDKLEKRVFKEGEGAVGQAVASAKTLLFENIPADSVEVYFGSAKVNVANIRVIPLVFNEIVFGALELVYITNVSEVYARLLEKISRSIATMIESILNNDFNQKLLVDSQEQTDLLRAQEEELRQNLEEIAATQDLMNKQQKELEQKEMDMSETLKKIAKEKQDIEENEKKMKDTVEKYQQDIKRYQEKDKVIEQLKAELATYRKAKSTTPKPEKI is encoded by the coding sequence ATGAAACAAGATAATCTAAATATTTCTTATGAGGAATTTGTTCAGCTGAAACAAAAGTTTGAAGAAAAAGAGAAAAAAATAGAAGCACAACTTTGGGTAGACTCTACCCTTAACAAGTTTGATGAGCTATTAAGAGTAAACTATGCAAAATCGCTTGAAGAATTTTCACAAATTGTAATACAACATATCGCAGAGCTTACAAATGCCTTTAGTGGTATTATGTATACCCTGGATAAAGAGAATAAAGTATTTAAAGCCAGTGCTGGCTATGCAATAGAAATTGATAAGCTTGAAAAAAGGGTATTTAAAGAAGGAGAAGGGGCAGTAGGGCAAGCAGTAGCTTCTGCCAAAACATTGTTGTTTGAGAATATACCTGCCGATAGTGTAGAAGTATACTTTGGTAGCGCCAAGGTAAACGTGGCCAATATACGAGTGATTCCTTTGGTGTTTAACGAAATAGTTTTTGGCGCTCTGGAGCTGGTCTATATTACCAATGTGAGCGAAGTATATGCCAGGTTGCTGGAAAAAATAAGCCGCAGTATTGCTACTATGATTGAGAGTATTTTGAACAATGACTTTAACCAAAAGTTATTGGTAGACTCGCAAGAGCAAACTGACTTGTTGAGAGCTCAAGAAGAAGAGTTGAGGCAAAATCTGGAAGAAATTGCCGCTACTCAAGATTTGATGAACAAGCAGCAAAAAGAACTTGAGCAAAAAGAAATGGACATGTCTGAAACGCTGAAAAAAATTGCCAAAGAAAAGCAGGATATAGAAGAAAACGAAAAGAAAATGAAGGATACCGTAGAAAAGTATCAGCAAGATATTAAGCGTTATCAGGAGAAGGATAAGGTAATTGAGCAGCTTAAAGCTGAATTGGCAACTTATAGAAAAGCCAAATCAACCACACCAAAGCCTGAAAAAATATAA